The following is a genomic window from Pseudophryne corroboree isolate aPseCor3 chromosome 3, aPseCor3.hap2, whole genome shotgun sequence.
ctctgagaacgaaaggactgcatttgataatacggtgctttcttaggctgtgaggaaacctgaggcaagaaagtcgactttccagctgtcgctgtggatactaggtccgagagaccgtccccaaacaattcctcacccttataaggcaaaacctccatgtgttttttagagtcggcatcccctgtccattgccgagtccataagaccctcttggcagaaatggacattgcattaattctagagcccagtaggcaaatgtccctctgggcatccctcatatataagacgacgtctttaatatggcccagggtaagcaagacggtatccctgtccagggtatccatctcCTCCGACAGAGTTTCTgtacatgctgctacagcactacacatccaggctgaagcaatagctggcctcagtagagtaccagagtgtgtatacacggaCTTTaaaatagcttcctgcttcctatccgcaggctcctttggggcggccatatccggagacggcagggccaccttcttagataagcgtgtcagggccttgtctaccctaggggaggattcccaacgtaacctatccgttggcgggaaagggtacgccagcagcaaTCTTTTGGGAATTACTACCTTCTTATCAGGGgagctccacgcttcttcacataactcatttaattcatgtgacgggggaaaagtcactgcctgctttttctccccaaacatatgtaccctcttgtcagggacagggttaacctctgaaatgtgtaatacatttttcattgcaataatcatgtagcggatggccttggtcagtttaggctgtaattgtgcctcatcatcgtcgacactggagtcggactccgtgtcggtatcagtgtcgaccaactgcgatagtgggcgtttttgagaccctgacggcaggcccgggttgagagcccggctgtcccccgtctgctacgtcatcaaaccttttatgtaatgagtttacattgtcatttaagaccttccacatatccatccaatcaggtgtcggcaccgacggcggcgacaccacatttatctgaacttgctccgcctccacgtaaccttcatcaaacatgtcgacacagccgtaccgacacacagcacacccacagggaatgctctgactgaggacaggaccccacaaaggcttttggggagacagagagagagtatgccagcacacaccacagcgctatataactcagggatacactgattacccaatagctgctgaaATAtaacttttgcgcctaaatttatgtgcccacccctctctttttacccttctgctaccaggagactgcaggggagggcctggggagcgtccttccagcggagctgtgaagaaaaaatggcgctggtgtgctgaggaagaaggccccgccccctcagcggcgggcttctgtcccgctttcagtgatagaaaatggcgggggatttacatatatacagttcctgactgtatatatgtaggttTAATGCCAcaaggtactcaaattgctgcccagggcgcccccggcgccctgcaccctacagtgaccggagtggtggtgtgctgtgggagcaatggcgcacagctgcggtgttgtgcgctaccttaaatgaagacaggagtcttcagccgccgatttcactgtctttccagcttctgttcttctggctctgcgagggggacggcggcgcggctccgggaacggacgatcgaggacagctgcctgtgttcgaaccctctggagctaatggtgtccagtagcctaagaagcgcaacctagctgaggtgagcccactaggagcacccagctctggccgggcacagattctaactgaggtctggaggaggggcatagagggaggagccagtgcacaccagatagtacctaatcttttctttagagtgcccagtctgctgcggagcccgtctattccccatggtccttacggagttcccagcatccactaggacgtcagagaaatgtattactaatgtgtggcattatgtgtataaggtgctctactgtgtggcgttgcatatagaaagggcactactgtgtcgtctaatgtgaataaagagcaataaggtgtggtgtaatgtgaataaggagcaattcagtgtgatgtaatgtgaataaggggctcctctgtgaggagtaatgtttataaggtaaagtgatactactgtgggatgcaatatgaattatggacactatcacaagataaaatgtgaataaagttgcagtactgtgtggcgtaattggaattggggttactattgtgtggccatgccccttcccagcaagaagatacccctttttgggctgtgcgtcaaatgtgcgaactgttcctatttaaaatatagggggtacaaggactgctgtaagtgaggggtgatggttctgggaaagaggtgcaaggtcagaggcagaaccagcggtggtgctagggggcaccagccaaaatcttgcctagggcatcatataggttagggccggctctgcgtgggAGCGCACATCGTTAACGACACTGAGtgcacacactggacgagattgtgaaagatctcgctcagatcagcccttctgagcgagatctttccttttctcatctagtgtgtatgatGCTTTGCAAAACAAACAAATTAGTAAAGAATACATAAATTTATATTTTGGCTTTCTACATTGTTATATAATTATCTTCCTCTGCTGTGCTTTTCTCTTAGATATTGTTGCATCCAGAAATCAGCTTTATGTCAAGTCTGTCTGATTGTATAAATACATGGCTGAACAGCATGGAGGAAGCTAGAAAAAGCATTGCATTCAGACTTGTAAGTCCTTTACCTACCactgaaaaacaaaattacattaCACAAGCGCTTTATACATATACAAGAATCTCTCCTTACACTCATccccaaatggcacaaaatatagagATTCTATGCTCTATAAAAACCCTCCTTAAATTTAACCAAAGTTGACTTATTAGTAATTTAGGAAACATACATTTCAGTATTGTACTTATGCTATTATCATATGAATTGCTATGGTTGACCTAAAATTTCTTTGAGAAGATCACAAGTTTTATTGTGAATGACTTCTCTAAGTTTTCGCACACGGCGTGCACTTGACATGCCAACAAAACTGTGAGGTTGTAGGACGGCCATACCATTGTGTACATCACCCATGATGATTAGCTGACCTGTGACCGATGTCACGTTGGGACATGGACAACTCCAGTCTATGTTAAGAAGGGTAATTTCAAGTGGTTGCTTCCCCAAGAATTTAAGCCCCATTTTTTCATCTTTTAGGATATCTTCTACAGAGACCAAAGCGTGCCCAGTTTCTAGGTCTTCTGTCAACTCTAATATACGCCCAAGTATGGCAAAATCACTTTTACAAAAGCTTGTTACCAGCTTCTGCCGAGGCTTGCACACTTTGCATTTTTGGTTTTTGGGGAATGGGCACATCTCTTCACACAGTTCCTTACTTTCAAAGTTGTTTTCGTTGCCACCACACCCACCATAAATGAAAGATTGGCATTGACTCAGTATCTTGTTATATGCCCACCTTGGCTCATACGCCTTACAAAGACCTTGAAGAGGAGGATAATTACAGATATTGACTGGTCCATTCATGCAGGTTAGCATACAAGACTCATATGTTTCAAAGTGGTTCAAGTTACTATTGCAATTACCATACACAAATATGAAACAATTATTTTTCTTAGCATCAAAATACCACCGTGTCTGTTCCTCCCCACAGTCCTCGCTATCTGGTGGCTTTAGGCACTCATCAGTgggaaaaaaagttttgttttctgATTTTTCCTTGGGAGGTTGTTCTTTGACAGACAAGGGGAAGTTAATTTTGATAAAGCCTCCTGTGTTTTTGGCGGTACATGTGTAGATGCCAGCGTCTTGAAATTGAGTGTTATAAATGACTAGCTGGGCAATATTGGTGACAACTATATTTGCGACCACATGATTGGGGCGCATGACAATACGTTCCTTCCCTTCAATTTGCTTCTCCCATGTTATTTCTGGTTTGGGTTTGCCAGTAACATCACAATGAAAGCTCACAGTGTCGCCGATATTGACTGACTTGTGAGTAGGGTTATTCACCAATGTGGGTGGAATCACATTTATGATGGCAGTCTCAATGGATGGGATGGTTGGGTTAGTTGTTGTCTCAGATGGCATCGGACTAGTATGTGGCCAACTCAGATGATATTTGCAGGTGACCACAGCCAATGAGATACCTTTTGCACAAGCTTCAGCATCCATAAAACATTTATTATAGTAAGTTAGTCCATCAGAAGCACAGGTAAAACTGGGTTCTTTCTCACATCTGTCTCTGCATTTGCAAATGGGTTGCCCATCCCAAATGTCGCACTGAGAACCTTGCTGTGTACACATAAAGAGGTCACACGTTGCTGCCTTAGGCATGCCAATGGGTCCTTTCTTTCCTTTCATATCCATGTATCGGGCTGCCACACAGCTCTTCATTCCACAGACATTAGGACAACACTTTTCATGTGTTTCACATTCCTAAtacaaaaataaagtaaaaaaacaaaacaaaacattttattgTTGAAAAAAATCTGCCTGTATTACTTATCTCTATAGATGTTCTCCCTCAGTACTAATCGTGTGTGACTTTTACATTTCTCACAAACAATAGCTGCCTTATCACTATTTAGATTGTAGTGGTGTCTATAACACAATGAATGAATTTAGCACCAGATGTGAAAGTCCTCGTAAATAATTGTATAatctaaaatgtgtttacaaaaaaaGAAAAGCCATTGGCCACATTTACATGATTTCTCATCATTAATGAAGATATTTAGAAACATGGTTGTAAAATACCAGATATGAGCATCCTATATATGGACAGATAACAGAGAGCAGCAGCTTGCACTTAGTTACATAGCAAGGACAGATAAAAGCATAGCAACCTGCACTTAGTTACATAGCAAGGACAGATAAGAGCATAGCAACCTGCACTTAGTTACATAGCAAGGACAGATAAGAGCATAGCAACCTGCACTTAGTTACATAGCAAGGACAGATAAGAGCATAGCAACCTGCACTTAGTTACATAGCAAGGACAGATAAGAGCATAGCAACCTGCACTTAGTTACATAGCAAGGACAGATAAGAGCATAGCAACCTGCACTTAGTTACATAGCAAGGACAGATAAGAGCATAGCAACCTGCACTTAGTTACATAGCAAGGACAGATAAGAGCATAGCAACCTGCACTTAGTTACATAGCAAGGACAGATAAGAGCATAGCAACCTGCACTTGGTTACATAGAAAGGACAGATAAGAGCATAGCAACCTGCACTTAGTTACATAGCAAGAACAGATAAGAGCATAGCAACCTGCACTTAGTTACATAGCAAGGACAGATAAGAGCATAGCAACCTGCACTTAGTTACATAGAAAGGACAGATAAGAGCATAGCAACCTGCACTTAGTTGCACAGAAATCTCAAATTCTCCATTAGTTTAGTAAAATCTAAATATCTAAAAATTAAGAAAGATGCCTTTACATATTTATTCTATTGTATTTCAGGCTGAATAGCTATTTAATTTGGCATAAATTTAATTCCTAATTTAATTTTTAGGAAAATGCTTAAAATGAACTCACCTGATCGGCACCACATTCTCTTTGGCAGGTACTCTGTGCATCTACCCATAGGTTTGGATTCATATCGTTAGGGCAAATACCGGCATGAGAATACCTCATGTGAGGCAAAGCTTCTCCTTGCAGCATGATATTCCCAGATAATATCCCCATCCAGGTGTAAATAAACGCCCACCACATTTTGGCTAAATTCTAACTATAATCTTTTAAAATATATCTATTTAAAAGCAAACGGTCTTTTCTATCCACTGTAACTCTTGTCGGTTATACAGTCCAAACTGCACTGGATTAATGGTTTAATAAAAATAACCCTTTAATTTAAGACTGTACTTGCTGTACAATTTCTTCTATTGCTCCATTAATTAATTCAGGAAATCTTGATTTCTTTAACAATACTTTTTTGTGCTAGGTTTAGCCTGtgaattttttggggaaaaaaaatgtTGTAAATACTTTAAAGGATTGAATGTACTACAGTAGTCCCCTCACCCTACTTTACTCATTGTTCTGTTCACGGGTGAATGGTTTTTAATTTATGTAATATAATGGGGGGAAACGGCTGGCAAATAATTGTCTAAAACATTTCAGTTTAATTTGAACAGACATATTTATATATTATCGTTCATTATTTAGTTTTACACAGAAACTTTATATATCAAACTAAGAGATTAATAAATTCCTTTGGGGCATTAGACAACGTAAGACTGTTGTTCTTTGTTCAATCTCGGTGGAACATTAAAGGGCGGAAGTCCTAATGAATGAGCTGCCTTCGGAAacactatttttatactattaattTCTCTGTCTGAGCCGatttgtaaaatccaaaacacagacTACTTTCTGTCACTGAGCAGCACCGAGTTAGGGAATGAAAAAGTCTATGCTAAAGCCAGGAACTGCGGTGTTGTTCTGTTATATCCTTTCTGAAGTTAATTTAGATAGAaagatctagatagatagatagatccagATACATAGATACTGTATTTGTATTAGTTTGAAGAGACGAATCACAGGTGTGGTTAGTAAATCTCCATTTTTACAGCAGTCACACTTTAAAACAAATGTAGTAGGTAGTATTTCTGCAGTTGTCTATTTTCTGAATGCACCAATGTAAATAGACTATTTATTTTTAATCTTCATGTAAAGGCTAGTTTATGTCTGGGATCATGTATAATCATATGAAAATATTTCTCAACAAGAATAGCGTGCTCAAGATAAATAACCCTTCATAAAACCCTTCACTGGCAATTAAAGGGCCTCTAGTTAGAAGAATTCTCATTTAAATATTTGCTGTTTATGGAAATAAGACCTGACTCAGAGATGGGCGCAGCAGCAATGTgacaatatgctaatgcagcagtatGAGGCTGAGGGAAGAAGGCATCTTTTTCTGGCATCACAGATATCTGAGTGCTGCATCCTAAGAGACAGCATCAGGTCATCTGCGAGACCATTGGCTGTATGAGTAACCTTGGAATTGGTCTCAGCTCTCCCACAAAACAGGGGCAACATGCCACCGTTTTCTGCTTTGTCAGTCAGGCTGCGGCTCTGGGGGTGCTGTGTGTGATGACGCAggccctgttctgcacatgtgcacaacGGGTCATGTGTAGGCGCCCCACCATCGATGTACGCAAACCATCGTGTTTGCATACATTTCCAAATTAAGCCCATAGAGCTCATTATAATTTGGTAATGGTTTAGAGTGGACCTGTGGTAATGGGATGAACCAGTGTGCTAGACTTCACTACGGCACAACCTGACTAATCTTTCTAACTTTTAATGTTATATATTCATGAGGTGCTGCTTCTTAAAAGTGTCTTGAACTTGGATGCCTCTGCTGTAGATGACCACTTTCATGGTAAAtgcaaaaaaaggattttaattacctatcagtaaaaaaaaatccttttctcgtagtccgtagaggatgctggggttccatttagtaccatgggatatagacgggtcccttaGGAGTCATGGGCACAtttagagtttaatagtgtggaccggctcctccctctatgcccctcctaccagactcagtctagaaactgtgcccaaggggacggacatactttgagagaaggaaatacacagatagtggtgagattcacaccagctcacacatagtaaaaggaaagccaagctaaccaacttgaaacaattcagcaatggctgaacaacagtacttaaccaagtaacaatgcagtacttaacaagtaacaatgcagtacttaactaagtaacaatgcaggaaaacgaagcgctggacgagcacccagcatcctctacggactacgagaaaaggatttaccagtaggtaattaaaaacctattttctcttacgtcctagaggatgctggggttccatttagtaccatggggatgtaccaaagctcccagtacgggagggagagcacggaggctcccgcAGAAAAgattaaccaaactgaaggtcctcagaggccaaggtatcgaacttgtagaacttagcaaacgtgttcgaccctgaccaagtagctgcccggcaaagctgcaaagccgagacaccccgagcagccgcccaggaagaacccactttacgggtagagtgggccttaacagaatttggacatggcaatcctgccatagagtaagcatgctggatagtgaacctaatccagcaagaaatcatctgcttagaaggacacccaaccttgttggcagcataaaggacaaacagagcatccgacttcctgtgacgaaaaGTCCTctacacataaatcttcaaagccctcacaacatccaaggactttgatgtgattgaggagtcagtagccactggcaccacaataggttggttgatatgaaaagctgacacaacctatggaagaaattgctgacgcattctgagctcagctttatcttcatggaaaatcaagtaggggctcttgtaggacaatgcccccatttctgacacacacctagcagatgccaatgccaacagtgtgacagccttccaagtaagaaacttgacctcaacctcttgtagaggttcgaaccaatccgattgcaggaactgcagcaccacattaagattccacggtgccgtaggaggcacaaaaggtggttggatgtgcagaacccctttcaagaaagtctgaaactcagggagggcagccaactgtttctggaagaaaatggacagggccgaaatctggacttttatggagcccacagCCACacttgcttgcagaaagaggagaagccgtcccagttaaaactccagcattggaaacttcttggattcacaccaagacacatactttttccaaatccgatggtaatgtttagtcattactcccttcctagcctgtatcagggtaggaaagaCCTTTCTCAGAATGCCCTTCTGAGTtaaaatcaggcgttcaacctccatgccatcaaatgtagccgcggtaagtctttataagcgaacgacccctgttgcataaggtcctcgcgaagaggaagaggcctcggatcctccagaagTAATTCCAGAagctctgcgtaccaagcccttctcggccagtccggagcaatgaggatcgcctgaactcttgttctttttattagtttgagaatccttgggatgagcggaagtggagggaacacatacactgactggaacacccacggagtaaccagggcgtccactgcctgtgggtctctcgacctggaacagtacctctgaagcttcttgttgaggtgggaggccatcatgtctatttgaggaacaccccaatgacttgttacctcctcgaacacctccgggtggaggccccattctcctggatggagattgtgtccgcttcccagttgtccactcccggaatgaagatcactgacagtgccaccacgtgcttttctgcccagaggaggattgttgttacctctgacattgcggctctgctcttcgttccgccctgtcgatttatgtaggacaccattgttacattgtccgacagaacctgaatggcccgatcttgtagaagatgcgccACTTGTAAAAGGCCGTTGTACAcagtccttagttccagaatgtttatcggaaggatggattccagacttgaccactttgctTGGAAGTTTtcgccttgggtgactgctccccaacctctgagactggcatccgtggttagaaggatccaattctgaatcgcgAACCTTcgctccctcgagaaggtgagaagtttgcagccaccagaggagtgaaattcgggcgtatccgctggtgcatgtgaagatgagatcccaaccatttgtccaggagatccagttggaatgactgtgcatgaaatcttccgtactgtagagcctcataggagtcaaccatcttccccagaaggcgaatgcactgatgaaccgatacccgggcaggcttcaagacatcctggaccattgactgaatcaccaacgctttctccaccgggagaaacaccctctgtacttccgtgtcgaggatcatcccagggaaggacagtctccttgtcggttctaaatgtgactttggaaggttcaggatccacccgagaTCCTGGAgtggtcgagttgagagagcaatgctctgtaacagcttctccctagaagatgcctttatcagcagatcatccagatatggaataatgttcactccctgcttgcggaggagtagcattatctctgccatgaccttggtgaccaccctcggtgctgtggagaggccaaatggcagcgcctggaactgatagtgacagtctagcagcgcaaatctcagataagcctggtgaggcggccagatcggaacatgaaggtacgcatccttgatatccagggataccaggaaatccccctcctccagacctgagatcacctctctcagagactccatcttgaatttgaattccctcaaataggggttcaatgactttaggtattaggtttaatattggccttactgaaccgtccggcttcggtaccacaaacaggtttgagtaataacccttgtttgttaggtgaggtggaactagaacaataACATTTGTCTGTACCAATTTtcaaatggcttcctgtaggatagcactttctgtcggcgaagctggtaagcctgatttgaagaatctgtgaggtgggagttcttgaaactccagtgtgtacccctgggcaacaatgttttgtacccaggggtctaggcatgatgatgcccagacgtgactgaaatccctaagtcttgctcccacctgcccgatccccaggctgggaggtccactgtcatgctgaagatttggaggaagcagaacctggcttctgctcctgggaacctgttggtgcaggttttctagtggaaacgggtttggactttttaacttttgcgggccgaaaggactgcatcgtagatgtaggataagatttcctagccggctctgctgagggaaggaaagttgacttacccgcagttgccgtggagatccacgcatccaatgcgtccccaaacagagcctgacctgtgaagtgtaggttctccacactcctcttggattctgcattcgcagaccattggcgcagccagagtcctctgcgtgctgagacagccatggaagaaggccTTGCATTTGGGTGGCTAAGGtcgccaccatgaaacctgcagaatcctgtatgtgatgtaaaaacaagtcaatgtcactcctatccatagtatctaaatcctctagtaatgtgcctgaccactttactatggctttagaaatccacgcacaagcaatcgtgggccttaaagccacgcctgtagctgtgtatagtgatttgagcgtagtctcaatcttacggtcagccggctctttcaaagcggttgaaccagggacaggtaaaaccacctttttagacaacctagatacagaagcgtctactataggcgggttttcacactttttcctgtcctcttcagggaagggaaaagcaatgagaaccctttttgggatctggaattttttctctgtgattcccaggatttttcaaacaaggcgtttaactccttagaagcagggaaggtaagggagcatTTCTTATTGtcggtaaagtaagcctcctctacttgctcaggtactttttcagtaatgtgaaaaatgtccctaatggcctcaatcatgagttgcacccccttagcaagggatgtatCTCCCCCctacatatccccatcaccgtcccctgtatcagagttggtatctgtgtcggcttgcattatctgggtaagagcacgctttttagggtatGTAATAGGGgtcttagatgaggtagtgggagctcaGTACTGCAAAACCACTACAGATTGTTGTATAGCCTGCGTTACATTCTCATTATGtgatatcctagatgaaatctgggatatcattccccttatagaatccacccatgggggttcggactcAGAAGGCTTAGAAGGTACACAGCAGTCCTGAGTAGATGGGATAAACtcatcaggagaagatacacactctgcagcacaagatagagagtccctagacatgttaatgtgagatatacacacacacacacaggaaaatgttagaCAGAgtaccccagagtaccttcagagagtcacagagtataaggagctagCCACAcaacgccccagtaggcagttaatacacTAAACTGCCGTCGCTGActaaccttaataggataaacagttccaataatacactccccccctgtctataacaccctggtaccgcagaggatagctggagttatgtggacggCAGCGCTCCATGTCAGCGTTCTGTTGctttgatctgcagggagaaaatggcgctggttagtgctgaatccgctctgaggagaaaccccgccccttgtaatggcgtgtcttcccgcacttattgtattatactggcctgaggtaatttgcagctaacagtttgttaagtccctggtagccttctgtgaccagtgtagggtgatagcgctagctcaggacgcccctcacagcgccgtacaaagtgtgcctctgagccctccggagcacagcctgtcagagctgcgctcccacccttgtgtcgccattcccgccggcgacctgcTTTCCGGgccgcacattttctaaactgagtctggtagcaggggcatagaggggggagccagcccatactattcaactcttaaagtgcccatggctcccaagggacccgtctatgccccatggtactaaatggaaacccagcatcctctaggacgagggGGGGGAAAAAGCAATGATAATTAAAATTGCTATTATGTCCTAGGGTTGATGTTATGGAGCATATTCAATTAGCTACGTTTTTGGCAGCAAGGTTTTTGGTACCCAATGAGCCATGGAAggcatgcggttagcataccggttgtcacaataccgatggcggGATCCCGACGGGGGCATGTTTTTTTACTCACAGCCCTAGAGCAGATGCAAAGTCAGAGAAACTcgctatttattttttttaaatctgtttattatgaTTTTCATGGAATACAATGCAAAACATAAACAAATAGCAAGTATTTGATGAATAAAGTagagaaacgggggcgtggcttggacactGCAGAGAGAGGTCTAGCTTACCCTGAGCTCCTGCAGAAGCCGACTAATAAACCCTTTTTTGGGGGCGAATTCTCCCCTGAACCCTCTCAAATACATTTCCTGCAGCTGTTGTGCGGGTGCTGGACAGGGTGTAGAACGCTGAAGGCCGCTGTTACTGTCCTCCGTCTGCGGCCTGCTCCGTTGTCCGGGACCGGGGCCTCAATTCTGGAGCCTGCCCGACTCCGAGCTCCAGATCCGTGGGACGGCGCAAAGAAGAACCGGGAGAAATCGTCCCTGCGCACCAAGACCCCCCGCCGCTCCACCCCTCCGCTGCCTGAAGCCCCGAGGGAACATACGGCAGGACCGCTGATCGATACCCCGGCTGAGAGAGCACGCTCCGGGAGCCTGCCCGCCGTGCCCGTCagctcccggcggccatcttgcagaCGGAGGTGAGAGGCGCCGCTCGGCTGTACACGGCCTGTACACTCCCCGCAGACCCCAATTGCTTTCCACTCTCTCTCCTGCCCGCCTAGCGAGGCCAGACCCCGGGGGCCAGCACACCGAGGAGGCTCTGT
Proteins encoded in this region:
- the WFIKKN2 gene encoding WAP, Kazal, immunoglobulin, Kunitz and NTR domain-containing protein 2 codes for the protein MKSCVAARYMDMKGKKGPIGMPKAATCDLFMCTQQGSQCDIWDGQPICKCRDRCEKEPSFTCASDGLTYYNKCFMDAEACAKGISLAVVTCKYHLSWPHTSPMPSETTTNPTIPSIETAIINVIPPTLVNNPTHKSVNIGDTVSFHCDVTGKPKPEITWEKQIEGKERIVMRPNHVVANIVVTNIAQLVIYNTQFQDAGIYTCTAKNTGGFIKINFPLSVKEQPPKEKSENKTFFPTDECLKPPDSEDCGEEQTRWYFDAKKNNCFIFVYGNCNSNLNHFETYESCMLTCMNGPVNICNYPPLQGLCKAYEPRWAYNKILSQCQSFIYGGCGGNENNFESKELCEEMCPFPKNQKCKVCKPRQKLVTSFCKSDFAILGRILELTEDLETGHALVSVEDILKDEKMGLKFLGKQPLEITLLNIDWSCPCPNVTSVTGQLIIMGDVHNGMAVLQPHSFVGMSSARRVRKLREVIHNKTCDLLKEILGQP